A genomic segment from Thermostichus lividus PCC 6715 encodes:
- a CDS encoding tubulin-like doman-containing protein, producing MPAQVDEKSIVPTVIVGVGGTGIEVLSRVRRLVEETYGSLKQFPVISFLAIDTDRDYKVSNPLAAGSPLKDNEKHWASVSGKNVQQIIQNLENYPWIGSWFPKELERNITALEAGAGQIRACGRFAFFCNYHAIQQKFQAASDRVKGHENLMQQRYGLKVNNSSLNVFITGSLSGGTGSGMLIDLGYCTRHWLKGQASPLVTGIVPMPNAFAGISVGDRVLANGYAALMELSYFADYRTEYVAQFSSSLGDEVRYTSPPFDFTYLVGTKNGESEFKLDEIREMIAQNIFLDLTSDFAPHKRSIRDNIKAAWAAQDAGGRGYPKSFMAFGLSSIEIPIAQIRASLTYRLCQDFMSWWLNESVQLPPQLLELTQTLLKPMNLLDMDLVLALAAAGDRPYMQEISRWVNDLRNQISRDNRLECTQQGVGGMMGSEKGKILQFVPWLTEEVENYRAAHLRDLGPDERLHGDFLQRMYDNRNKLIQQVRHSLEEEFYRIVEDRNRGLKFANAVLTQIRQIFTNQAEKYRRELEQTWQPNEINRQRQYENALQDISHYANLFGLSKQAKMEEFCQQALEGIEGALSATIQRKARTLALEVMAKLEEWLQRMDAQLATLTQRLMSTRDVFKTLADSQADSADALRINGIKLYDRQDLNGLYQDLMERFAGANTGVQSSFTLGLNQVCTTAAATILQEASPLWKDTRAANEVMRLLDLAQLAEVQQSDLREIIHETLRRTLQNAPAESRLVRELTAGDRLFQFYRNDEGEILSALRLAYQKSKPLLILSQAVMSGRDAGFTPSVNTNIAIVGGENTTDVAAQKLIPLLKNLVKPSGQSITSDDIKPLGDRERHRIVFVQEMGGFSLRCIEGMSELRQSYQDWRGQMISAKRARLRGENRDLPIPVHLQKDPPFWDVFPENPQILKLVIIARALAVLKPAENRATREATIRYSRHTAVGLEDVDIAANWEEVTQVLEVQACRPDLEEIQRQVTVILNAAETPAQKQGLYEHLMAYLKQREQDLQKVGGRDSLEYKREAATLQEIIQSHRLGTLSVSTPVTVTAEPEPAPPAANTSATGLDQLQQLMAMYEKGLLSEAEFQAAKRKLLGL from the coding sequence ATGCCTGCTCAAGTAGACGAGAAGTCGATTGTGCCAACCGTTATCGTTGGGGTTGGCGGCACTGGCATTGAAGTACTATCGCGGGTGCGGCGCTTAGTGGAGGAGACCTACGGCAGTCTCAAGCAGTTTCCGGTCATTAGTTTTTTGGCGATTGATACCGATCGCGACTATAAAGTCAGTAATCCGCTGGCGGCTGGTTCACCCCTGAAAGATAACGAGAAACACTGGGCAAGCGTCAGTGGTAAAAACGTCCAGCAAATTATTCAAAACCTCGAGAATTATCCGTGGATTGGCTCATGGTTTCCCAAGGAGCTAGAGCGCAACATTACTGCCCTTGAAGCGGGAGCCGGTCAAATTCGTGCCTGTGGTCGTTTTGCCTTCTTTTGCAACTACCATGCCATTCAGCAAAAGTTTCAGGCCGCCAGCGATCGCGTCAAAGGGCACGAAAACCTGATGCAACAGCGTTATGGCCTCAAGGTCAACAACAGCAGCTTAAATGTGTTTATTACCGGGTCGCTCTCCGGCGGCACCGGCAGTGGCATGCTCATTGATCTGGGCTACTGTACCCGCCACTGGCTCAAAGGTCAGGCTAGCCCCCTTGTGACTGGAATTGTGCCAATGCCCAATGCATTTGCTGGCATTAGCGTGGGCGATCGCGTCTTGGCAAACGGCTATGCAGCACTTATGGAATTGAGCTATTTTGCCGACTACCGAACCGAGTACGTCGCTCAGTTTAGTAGCAGTCTTGGGGATGAAGTCCGCTATACCTCGCCCCCCTTTGACTTTACCTATCTGGTGGGCACCAAAAACGGCGAGAGCGAATTTAAGCTGGACGAGATTCGCGAAATGATTGCCCAAAACATCTTTTTGGATCTCACCTCCGACTTTGCCCCCCACAAACGCTCGATTCGCGACAATATTAAAGCCGCTTGGGCCGCCCAAGATGCTGGGGGACGGGGCTACCCCAAAAGCTTTATGGCCTTTGGCCTCTCCAGCATCGAGATTCCCATCGCCCAAATTCGCGCCTCGCTAACCTATCGTCTGTGCCAAGATTTTATGAGCTGGTGGCTGAATGAGTCTGTGCAGTTACCACCGCAGTTACTCGAACTCACCCAAACACTGCTCAAACCCATGAATCTGTTGGATATGGATTTGGTCTTAGCGTTGGCGGCGGCCGGCGATCGCCCCTATATGCAGGAAATCTCCCGCTGGGTGAACGATCTGCGCAATCAAATTAGCCGCGACAATCGCCTTGAATGTACCCAACAGGGGGTAGGCGGCATGATGGGGAGCGAAAAAGGCAAGATTTTACAGTTTGTGCCGTGGCTCACCGAAGAAGTGGAGAACTATCGAGCAGCCCACCTGCGGGATTTAGGGCCTGACGAGCGGCTGCACGGAGACTTTTTGCAGCGTATGTACGATAACCGCAATAAACTCATTCAGCAGGTGCGCCACAGCCTTGAGGAGGAGTTCTACCGCATCGTTGAGGATCGCAATCGTGGCCTCAAGTTTGCAAATGCAGTTCTGACGCAAATCCGGCAAATTTTTACCAATCAAGCCGAAAAGTATCGTCGTGAACTTGAACAAACGTGGCAGCCCAACGAAATCAACCGCCAACGCCAGTACGAAAACGCTCTTCAGGATATAAGCCACTACGCCAACCTCTTTGGTCTCTCGAAACAGGCAAAAATGGAGGAATTTTGCCAGCAGGCACTCGAAGGGATTGAAGGAGCCTTGAGCGCGACCATTCAGCGCAAAGCGCGCACCCTTGCCCTTGAGGTCATGGCCAAACTGGAGGAATGGCTGCAACGCATGGACGCGCAACTTGCGACGCTCACTCAACGCTTGATGAGCACCCGCGATGTCTTCAAAACCCTTGCCGATAGTCAAGCCGATAGTGCTGATGCCCTGCGCATTAATGGCATTAAGCTCTACGATCGCCAAGACCTTAACGGCCTCTATCAGGATCTGATGGAGCGCTTTGCAGGTGCTAACACCGGCGTGCAATCGTCGTTTACCCTTGGCCTGAACCAAGTGTGTACCACGGCGGCGGCAACGATTTTGCAGGAGGCCAGTCCCCTGTGGAAAGATACCCGTGCGGCCAACGAAGTGATGCGCCTGCTGGATCTGGCGCAACTTGCGGAGGTGCAACAGAGCGATCTGCGCGAGATTATCCATGAAACCCTGCGGCGCACCCTCCAGAATGCCCCGGCAGAGAGCCGTCTTGTCCGCGAGCTTACCGCGGGCGATCGCCTCTTTCAGTTCTACCGCAATGATGAAGGCGAGATTCTCAGTGCCCTGCGTTTGGCGTACCAAAAATCAAAGCCGCTGCTGATCCTGTCCCAAGCGGTGATGAGTGGCCGGGATGCCGGGTTTACCCCTTCGGTCAACACCAACATTGCTATTGTTGGCGGTGAAAATACCACAGATGTAGCCGCCCAAAAACTCATCCCCCTCCTGAAAAATTTAGTCAAGCCCAGCGGTCAAAGTATTACCAGTGATGACATCAAGCCCTTGGGCGATCGCGAACGTCACCGCATCGTCTTTGTCCAAGAAATGGGTGGCTTTTCCCTGCGCTGTATTGAAGGAATGTCAGAACTGCGGCAGTCCTACCAAGATTGGCGCGGACAAATGATTAGCGCCAAGCGGGCACGCCTACGGGGTGAAAACCGCGATTTACCCATTCCCGTCCACCTCCAAAAAGACCCGCCCTTTTGGGATGTATTTCCCGAAAACCCACAAATTCTCAAACTCGTCATCATTGCCCGCGCCTTGGCAGTGCTCAAACCCGCAGAGAACCGCGCCACCCGCGAAGCCACCATCCGCTACAGCCGCCATACTGCCGTTGGCCTAGAGGATGTGGATATTGCCGCCAACTGGGAAGAAGTCACCCAAGTGCTGGAAGTGCAAGCCTGTCGCCCAGACCTCGAAGAAATTCAACGCCAAGTGACCGTCATCCTCAATGCCGCCGAAACCCCTGCTCAAAAGCAGGGACTGTACGAGCACCTCATGGCCTATCTAAAACAGCGCGAGCAGGATCTACAAAAAGTGGGCGGGCGCGATAGCCTCGAGTATAAGCGAGAAGCGGCAACCCTACAGGAGATCATTCAGAGCCACCGCCTCGGAACCCTTTCTGTGAGCACCCCAGTAACTGTTACAGCCGAACCAGAACCAGCCCCGCCCGCTGCAAACACCAGTGCCACAGGCTTAGATCAGCTTCAGCAGTTAATGGCGATGTACGAGAAGGGGCTGCTCTCGGAGGCAGAGTTTCAGGCCGCTAAACGTAAACTTTTAGGACTATAG
- a CDS encoding Jag family protein → MTDDPIAAGRVWLENVLALGGFKTTVAAIPSPLAEVATGYWLEIQDHSLSREQVNALLANNAQALDALQYLLNATSNLGQPREAQTAFTLELAGYRKARYAQLQEIAQQVARQVLETGQTVEIQSLTAAERRVVHTLVKTLSDRLETFSHGEEPDRRLVVQLKQQEPRALPLA, encoded by the coding sequence ATGACGGATGATCCTATTGCGGCTGGTCGAGTGTGGCTAGAGAATGTGCTTGCCTTAGGGGGGTTCAAGACCACCGTGGCGGCGATTCCGTCGCCATTGGCAGAGGTGGCGACGGGGTATTGGCTGGAAATTCAAGATCACAGTCTGAGTCGCGAACAGGTGAACGCACTCCTTGCCAATAACGCCCAAGCCCTTGATGCACTGCAGTATCTCCTCAATGCAACCTCCAACCTAGGGCAGCCACGGGAGGCACAAACGGCCTTTACGCTGGAGCTAGCTGGGTATCGCAAGGCTCGCTATGCGCAACTTCAGGAGATTGCGCAGCAGGTGGCACGGCAAGTGCTCGAAACAGGTCAAACAGTTGAAATCCAGTCTTTGACTGCGGCGGAGCGGCGGGTGGTACATACGCTAGTGAAGACCCTGAGCGATCGCCTCGAAACCTTTAGCCATGGCGAAGAGCCGGATCGCCGTCTTGTGGTTCAGCTAAAGCAGCAGGAGCCCCGCGCTCTCCCGTTGGCGTAG